A portion of the Segatella copri DSM 18205 genome contains these proteins:
- a CDS encoding GNAT family N-acetyltransferase, with protein MKEPNIRLRALELEDLDFLYQIENDDRLWELGVSNVPYSRRVLLDYITSASADIYVDNQVRLIVENEQNEQVGILDLTDFDPRHHRAELGIVIKKEFQGQGYAKASVSRLLQYARNVLHLQQIYAIVGIRNQKAAKMLQSVGFEGNNILKQWLCGQVGYEDAMFFQYFL; from the coding sequence ATGAAAGAACCGAATATTCGATTACGTGCTTTAGAGTTGGAAGATCTTGATTTTCTCTACCAGATAGAGAATGATGATCGGCTTTGGGAACTGGGTGTTTCCAATGTTCCATATTCGCGCCGGGTGCTGCTCGACTATATAACCAGTGCTTCGGCAGATATTTATGTAGACAATCAGGTGCGCCTGATAGTAGAGAATGAGCAGAATGAGCAGGTGGGCATCCTGGATCTTACAGATTTTGATCCCCGTCATCACCGTGCTGAACTCGGAATTGTCATCAAAAAGGAGTTTCAGGGGCAGGGTTACGCGAAGGCTTCTGTGTCACGCTTGTTGCAATATGCTCGGAATGTACTTCATCTTCAGCAAATTTATGCTATTGTAGGTATCAGAAACCAAAAAGCGGCTAAAATGCTGCAATCTGTTGGATTTGAGGGGAATAATATCCTGAAACAGTGGCTTTGTGGCCAAGTTGGATATGAGGATGCGATGTTTTTTCAATATTTTCTGTAA